The window GACATCAGATGAGACGGCTGCTATGGTAAAGCCCGGCAATCAGTATGCTGACAAAAACAGGGAGAGTCACATGTGTCAGTAGGGCAGGGGTGCCATTCATCGGCTTCTCTGCCGTGTGCCGACGCCACCGCATACCGCCGCGCACAAAGCGCCTGCGACTCACCTCACAGAGCGCAGTCGTTCAGAGAGACAAGTCCTCcatgcctctctccctctccggcTGCCAGCCTTTTggtttattttttttttttcaggtATGCTGAACACCGTTCATTGGTGAGGCTccactccttctccatctctttctcccgTTCCCTCACCCTCCAATTCCCATCAAACAGTggctccctctctgccacccACTCAACACAACAGAACAGAAGGTTAGAGGAGGTGTTGCCGAGTAGcagtcccccccctccctccctctccctgccctGTCCCCTCAGCGGCATCAAATGGACTCTCACTACAGTACTCAGGTGCGCCAGGAAGAGGCGCATGCGCTGCATGCACAGCTTAGTGCCTTCGTGGATCGTCACGAACAGCGACTCTTCGACGCGCAGCaacacctgcgccacccgaCCGATGCCACGTACTGGAGTCGTCACCGCGATGTCGTGATGGTGCAGCTGGCAGACACGCCGTATCACACTTCATTCGGCGCACATCATCAGCCTCGGCAGCGACAAGCGTACCAGCTGTCATCGATTGCAGACTTACTCGGAAGCTCAATGGCAAACGCTGATCCGCTTTTCTTCCGCTTTCTCGTCGCTCTTGTGAGTTTGAGTGCTGAGATGCAGGCGCTGAGCGACGAGGCGCGTCGCTGCTACGCACCTCCGCTGGCGCTGGTcggcgacgacaacgagAACTGCTACCAGCGCCGGTCGACAGACAGGGGGAAGGGACTTGGAAGTAGAGGCAACAACGGCGATATCCGACGTGGTGCGCACCCGGCGATGAATGCTGACGGTGACAGCGGTCCGTCATCGTTGCaacaccgccagcagctcttgaagcagcaggagcaggaggaaaTTCTTGACGAAGAGAGGCTGCTGCACTCCGCAGGGACgcttctggcgctgctgcaagaCATCTGGctctggcggcagcgcgtgcaggagGTCGTGGCGCACGCACTCTTCCAACTGGCGAGCATCTACCATGACACGCGCTCCAggggaagcagaggagagtcgccgccgctcctcgGTGTCCGACTGACATCTTTCTGGGACAGCCTGAGCGACTTGCTTGGGGCAGTCCTCCTTGTCGAGGAGGTCCTTCACCAGAACCCCAGCATCAGAGATGGTTTGGAGATAATGCAGCGCAttctcgcgcagcagcagctggacgCCAAGCGCGATGACGTTGCTGGAAGCGACGATGATGGGGAACTAATGCGCCTGCTGCTAGAGAAACTGCGGATAGACCTGCTCGATTGCAGCCTCCTCACCTCCGTGACCGCGCAGCGCTTTGACCAGCTTTTTGATGCCTCGCTGGCCGCATGTGAGCAGGGCGAGCGGATACCGATAGTCGCCGCGTCAAGCACGCAGCGTGATGCCACACCTGCGAAGAGTGCAGCGACCCCAAAGCCACCGCCGTTTCGGGAATATACTGCCCTGTGTGAAGAGTTTATTGCCGTCTTGACTGGGTGGTGCGACGACTTCGAGGCTACCCTCGCGTCACCTCGCGCGGTGGAGCACAAGTCGAGCCTTGCCGCTCTCTGCGGGCTATGCTGCTTGCTGAAGGGGCTGTTCCTGAGCCCCCCACCGGCACGCGGCGAGCCCGCAACAGGCCCCACCCCAGCcgtggcggcaacggcaagcAAGCTCGTTACGGCGACGCTAGTGCATGTCAGCAAGCGGATCGTTGCCTGGCAGTCTATAGTCCCATTGCTACCGCTGCAAGGCCTCTATGCGCTGTGCccactgctgtggtggcggcgcacctTTCCTGCTGAGctctccgctgccgttgGTACCCTGAAGGACGGCGCTGGAGCGCTGGTCCACAGAACCGTTGTGGAGGCATGCCAGAGTTCTGCCTCACAGTTCCTCTCCAACATATCGCAGTGGACACAGCAAGTGGATCGCTGGACCGAGGTCGAGATGCAGTCTGCCCTGCCCATCGATGCCCCCCTGTGTCGTTTGTTCATCCAGAGGACAGTGCTGCTCATTCAACAAGGAGTAGCTCTGTCGCGCACCGTTCAAGATGGCGTACTACAGCTACTTCTACTCCATCACCACGCGGAATCAGCGCTGACGGTGTCGATAGTGCACGGTGTGCTGCGAGGTGTTTTACTGATGCAGCGCATAGCGGACGCCTACCACAGCAAGATGGGCATCCTCGCCACTGCTCAGGCGGCGCTCGTGCAATCAATCGCGTATGTCCTCGAGAAGCACCTCTACAACTTGTTCACCCGCACCTGCAGCTCCAGACCAGGCACCGCAGGGGTTCCGATGGCGGttgcgcaggagcagctgctcacgcTGCAAGGCGCCTTGCATGTGCTTCACAAGCCCTTCACAGCGGACACTTTGGCGTGCCTTGGGCTGCTGCTTGACGTGGCGCTAAATCGCGAAGAGATGCACCAAAGCAAAGCCTCATCTAGGATCACAAAGCAGGAGCGGGACGATGCCTTCATCGCGCTGGCACAGCTGAAGGCGATGCTCACCTACCAGCAGACACTGCCTTGCATCACGagctcctcctttctcttctttcaccGCGAAACTCTGTACCCGCTCTTCCTCAGGTACTGCTACGAGGACACGCTGGTAGCCGTCTCCCTGCCACAGATTGTGTCCGCGATGGGCGACTGTCGCCTACTCATCATGTCCGCCCGGCATGTGAGGAACCCATCAGAGACGTTGCTGAGGGACTATGTGGAGTTTGTACGAGACTGTGTCCATCACGAGCTGGTGCAACCCCTGTGCACCGAGATTGAGAACCAGCTTcggctgcgcacgcacgacGCAGTGCTAGGTCAGCCATaccgcgtgctgctgctgtcagcCGATGCTGTCGAGCGCGATCTGACCCGCTACACACTCCTGCAGCCATTTCGATTCTTCGATGAGTGGATGCACGTGGCGGCACAGATCGAGCACTACCTCAGCACGCAGTTCTACAACCTGAACGCCCTCATGCCAAACGACTGGAAAACGTACGAGGAGATGCGCAGCCTCGCCCTTCGCATTTATCACCTGCGCATCGCAGACAGCCACCTGCCAAGCTGCATCCTGGACCAGGGTCTGGATATCCTTGTCATCACAGAGAACATCCAGCAGTTTGTCGTGTACTACACGTACAACCTGAATGAGCAAGTTTTCATTCAGCGCCCCTCCTTGACGCCGTCGAAGCATCTGCACACCCTCAGCACGCGCCACATCGCCAACTCGATCCGCACACATGGCATCGGCGTTATGAACACCGCTGTGAACCACGTGTACAAGTATCTCCTAAAGAAAATGGTTGTTCTGTCGCACTTCCTGCACGACGATTACGTCCGTTCGCACCTGCTGAAAGACGCGcgggtggtgcggcagcgcaaggagcaacagcagtcTGTCAAGTACCCTGTGGagcaggcggagcagctgatCCGCGAGATGGACCGCCTCGGTGTCTCGCACGACGGCGTGTCGTTCTTGGAGAAAGCTCGACAGCTGATTAGTGAGATGGGAAACGCTCTGGGGTTCATGCGCAtgatgcgcagcggcgggctGCGTGCTGTAGCGGAGGGAGCGCGCTTCGTACCGCTtccgacgacggcggtgagcAACGGTAGCGCGAAGGGGGCATCCGCAGCGGTAGGTGTGCCCCTGAGCGCCTATATGGTGCACGGGCCTCGCGTCTCGCGGCCGCTACGCAAATCCGACGACAGCACAGACGACGAAGGGAGAGTGGAGGTGGGCACACAAGACGGGTCTGACGACGAAGACTGCGACACTATGCAGCGCCGTCAACCGAATCTtcggcgcagcaccgtcgacgccgtcgccaaCCTCGACCGGGTAGTGCACAGCATGCTCGAGCAGCTCTCCGACGGCTCTCAGTACTACCCCCTTCTCCTAGATGCCATTGGACGCCGACTGCGTCACTCATTAGCGGAACGTTACGCTCACTTGCACCTGCTGTACCTCCTCGTACCCGCTCTGGCAAATTTGCAGGTAGCCTATACCATtcaggagaaggagaaactGCTCAAGAAGCACAAGGAAGAAGGCGTCTTCTCCGACGATGGCTTCGCGGTAGGGACGACGTTCTTGCTGGTTCTCTTTCGCGCTTATGACCCATTTGACGCCCTTCACTGGTTTGAGAACAAGAAGACCCAGTACCGGGGGAGGctcgaggcggtgcaggcggcgctctccgccgccacggcgagcGGCTCACCTGAGTTCGACAACTTCCACCTCACTTTCTCCACCTTGCAGACGCATCTAAAAGAGTACACAGGGCTGGAGAACGCCTTCACCTCCAGCAGGCGCTTCTTCGACACTGCCTTgtcgtcttcctctgcgTCCGATCCCAGCCGTCGTCGGCACACACAGGAAGCGTcaagggaagaggacgaggaagagaatgGCAAGTAAAAAAAGACTCGACTGCAGAGGTCacgtggggggaggcagagtgCCCGCATGTGAGTCAACTCTGCTTCCGGACGTCTGTTTACGTTGACTGCTGTGTCCATGTGATTTCACCGTCATCCTatctcctttccctccccttgtCTACAATCCCCCCGCATACCGTCCTGGATGCCCTGTAGtgtgcgcaggaggaggaggaggaggtagggagacggagaaggcggaagaTGTGGCATGTCCTCTGCACCGACTCTTTACGTctcggcgtgtgcgtgtgagcatACATACACGGTGAAACAGAAAACAGAAGGAGACGTTCGCGTAGGGCTGATGGTTGTGAGGCAGTCAACCAATCCCaacccccttcctccgctCCGCTTTCCCCTCCAGCCTTCACTGGtgtgtcagctgctgctctgttGACGTAGGGTTTGTGCAGTGCCTGGTGATGTTGTTGCCCAGTCCTTTCCTCCGACACACACTTCACACTCTCTTGCTACTCCCGCCTGTCTTGTCCACGATGGGTTCTCTTTCCtcgacacacgcacacatgcaaacCTCAGCTTCTACGTCAATCTCaagtccccctccctttctctttcctcgtctgcccctccccctcccccactgctgcgtgcgcgcgcgtggctGAGTGTAGTCTTTGCTTTTCTATTCCTGGAGAGGGTGAGAACGTGGTTTGCACAACCAACAGACTAAGAAATAAAACGGTACCTACCCCGTGTCTCTACAGCTCCCATGCTGCGACGAAACCACCCATGCCGCGTCATGACACCTCGccaggcgctgcgcgtgctgtCCCTGTCCCCCACAGCTGACCTCACGCCGGCATCCATCAAGAAGGCATACATCCAGCAGACGCTCCAGTGCCACCCCGACCTGCACCCGAACAATCCAAACGCAAACGAGAACTTCCGCAACATCTCAGACGCCTTTCGTGTTGCCCTTaaggcgctggaggcacagcgctgcaacggggcggcggcggggcggcGTAGCGCCACCACAGATTCCGTCGACCTCTACGATCCGCAGGAAGCGCTGGagtcgctgcggcaggcgaTGATCGCCTACCACGCACACCAACAGTCGAGCGAGGCACCATTCACATCCCCGCCGTCCTCTCCATCGTGCGGGAAGGCGGAGAGCCACGCCGCTGGTGCATTCTTCACGCCGACCCTGGAGGATGTGTCATCGGTTTGTCGGCGGGAGGCGGTCGCGATGCGCCGTGTGCACACCTTCTGCGCTGAGCTTCCCACAATGTTATGCGGCAGCCACTCCGCGGCCCTCTTCGAGGCCGTCGCCTTCTTTCACACGCGCTACGTGGAGTCCATGTCAGCGTGCGTCATGCGATTTGCACAAAATCTGCCCATTATTGTGCGCCGTGTtgtgaagcagcgccgcaggtACGTGGACAATGGGTACTTGGCAGTGGCGCAAGGCATTGGTACTGGGTCTCGGCCGCGCGGGCAGCGCATTGAAGACATGGCGATGAAGCCCCTGGTGCTGATGGGTGCGCTCATATTTGACCTACCTGAAGGGGCTTCCAATgagcggtggcagtgcctCGGTGAAGATACGGTggcgagcggcggcagcagcagcacctgcggtGCGTCTTGCCCTGCTGACGTTCGCGTGTCAGATGAGCTAAAGTGCATTATCTATCCTGTGGACAGCATCGCCGATATCGCAGCCAAACTCGGCAAGTGGGAAGCGGCCAGCTTTGACCGACTGAAGCTGGAGCTGGCGATCGTGGACGTGAACCGACTGATGTCGGGTATGCTGGGGCTGCAGGACGAGGAAAGCAGCGGCCGCTCCGAAGCGCACCTCTCCGTGGCACCACAGCTGAGTGAGAAcagtgccgcggcggcgatggtgttGCGCACATTACAGAAGCTCGCC is drawn from Leishmania panamensis strain MHOM/PA/94/PSC-1 chromosome 24 sequence and contains these coding sequences:
- a CDS encoding WASH complex subunit-like protein (TriTrypDB/GeneDB-style sysID: LpmP.24.1250), with protein sequence MDSHYSTQVRQEEAHALHAQLSAFVDRHEQRLFDAQQHLRHPTDATYWSRHRDVVMVQLADTPYHTSFGAHHQPRQRQAYQLSSIADLLGSSMANADPLFFRFLVALVSLSAEMQALSDEARRCYAPPLALVGDDNENCYQRRSTDRGKGLGSRGNNGDIRRGAHPAMNADGDSGPSSLQHRQQLLKQQEQEEILDEERLLHSAGTLLALLQDIWLWRQRVQEVVAHALFQLASIYHDTRSRGSRGESPPLLGVRLTSFWDSLSDLLGAVLLVEEVLHQNPSIRDGLEIMQRILAQQQLDAKRDDVAGSDDDGELMRLLLEKLRIDLLDCSLLTSVTAQRFDQLFDASLAACEQGERIPIVAASSTQRDATPAKSAATPKPPPFREYTALCEEFIAVLTGWCDDFEATLASPRAVEHKSSLAALCGLCCLLKGLFLSPPPARGEPATGPTPAVAATASKLVTATLVHVSKRIVAWQSIVPLLPLQGLYALCPLLWWRRTFPAELSAAVGTLKDGAGALVHRTVVEACQSSASQFLSNISQWTQQVDRWTEVEMQSALPIDAPLCRLFIQRTVLLIQQGVALSRTVQDGVLQLLLLHHHAESALTVSIVHGVLRGVLLMQRIADAYHSKMGILATAQAALVQSIAYVLEKHLYNLFTRTCSSRPGTAGVPMAVAQEQLLTLQGALHVLHKPFTADTLACLGLLLDVALNREEMHQSKASSRITKQERDDAFIALAQLKAMLTYQQTLPCITSSSFLFFHRETLYPLFLRYCYEDTLVAVSLPQIVSAMGDCRLLIMSARHVRNPSETLLRDYVEFVRDCVHHELVQPLCTEIENQLRLRTHDAVLGQPYRVLLLSADAVERDLTRYTLLQPFRFFDEWMHVAAQIEHYLSTQFYNLNALMPNDWKTYEEMRSLALRIYHLRIADSHLPSCILDQGLDILVITENIQQFVVYYTYNLNEQVFIQRPSLTPSKHLHTLSTRHIANSIRTHGIGVMNTAVNHVYKYLLKKMVVLSHFLHDDYVRSHLLKDARVVRQRKEQQQSVKYPVEQAEQLIREMDRLGVSHDGVSFLEKARQLISEMGNALGFMRMMRSGGLRAVAEGARFVPLPTTAVSNGSAKGASAAVGVPLSAYMVHGPRVSRPLRKSDDSTDDEGRVEVGTQDGSDDEDCDTMQRRQPNLRRSTVDAVANLDRVVHSMLEQLSDGSQYYPLLLDAIGRRLRHSLAERYAHLHLLYLLVPALANLQVAYTIQEKEKLLKKHKEEGVFSDDGFAVGTTFLLVLFRAYDPFDALHWFENKKTQYRGRLEAVQAALSAATASGSPEFDNFHLTFSTLQTHLKEYTGLENAFTSSRRFFDTALSSSSASDPSRRRHTQEASREEDEEENGK